The following are encoded together in the Desulfovibrio desulfuricans DSM 642 genome:
- a CDS encoding MdtB/MuxB family multidrug efflux RND transporter permease subunit has protein sequence MNLSRIFILRPIATSLLMVALFLSGLLGYRYLPVAALPQIDYPTIQVQTLYPGASPDVMASVITAPLERQFGLMPGLVQMSSLSSAGASVVTLQFDLTLALDVAEQEVQAAINAANNLLPSDLPSPPIYNKVNPADPPVITLAVTSDAMPLTRLEDLVDTRMAQKISQLPGVGLVTLSGGQRPAVRVQVNPKALANVGLTLADVRTAISTANVNNAKGSFDGPERASTIDANDQLASADAYAEAIIGYKGGGPLRLRDVAEVVEGAENARLAAYVAGEGMSFRPAIVLSVQRQPGANVIDVADRVLRLLPVLKQTLPGNVDVRVVTDRTTTIRATVHDVQLELLLAVALVIWVIWLFLRNARATIIPALAVPLSLVGTLGVMHLAGYSLNNLTLMALVIATGFVVDDAIVVIENISRYLEQGQKPVQAALTGAGQIGFTIISLTISLVAVLIPLLFMGDVVGRLFREFAVTLAVTILISAVISLTLTPMLCAIMLRPEQHDGNHAQQGSGRFFTRLLAWYEEKLDWVLQHQSLTLAVAVGTLVLTVLLYIGVPKGFFPVQDTGVIQGVAEAPQDTSFEAMAGRQRQLADLILQDQAVESVVFFVGVDGVNQSMGTSRLSVELKPLEDRDARAPAIARRIMEKSTALPGMTLYLQPVQDLTIEDRISRTQYQFSIEALDRDQLDHWLPRIVNALAQRPELEMVTSDYLNPGRMAWLNINRDAAGRLGISMSTIDNALYDALGQRLISTIFTQTNQYKVVLETAPRFRMGPQSIENIYVSGGDGKPVPLTSLATLEERPVRLSIARQGQFPVATISFNVARGSSLGAAVKAVEETEKELELPTALRTQLQGAAKAFTTSTDNQVWLILAAIITMYIVLGVLYESYVHPVTILSTLPSAGVGALLALILADMDLGVVGIIGIILLIGIVKKNAIMMIDFALDAERNEGKEPLAAIRQACLLRLRPILMTTMAALLGALPLMVGWGMGAELRRPLGVTMVGGLIFSQALTLFTTPVIYLWFDRVSRRFKGHKAASGAGQDGTAAQSKPQQEARP, from the coding sequence ATGAACCTATCGCGCATATTTATTTTACGGCCCATCGCCACCTCCCTGCTCATGGTGGCCCTGTTTCTTTCAGGGCTGCTGGGTTACCGGTATTTGCCCGTGGCGGCCCTGCCGCAGATAGATTACCCCACCATTCAGGTCCAGACGCTGTATCCCGGCGCATCGCCTGATGTTATGGCCTCTGTCATCACGGCTCCCCTTGAGCGCCAGTTTGGCCTCATGCCCGGGCTTGTGCAGATGAGTTCCCTTTCCTCCGCCGGGGCCTCGGTGGTGACCCTGCAATTCGACCTCACGCTGGCGCTGGATGTGGCCGAGCAGGAAGTGCAGGCGGCTATCAATGCTGCCAATAACCTGCTGCCAAGCGATCTGCCTTCGCCGCCAATTTACAACAAGGTCAACCCGGCTGATCCCCCGGTTATCACCCTTGCCGTCACCAGCGATGCCATGCCTCTTACCCGGCTGGAAGACCTGGTAGACACACGCATGGCCCAGAAAATTTCGCAACTGCCCGGCGTGGGCCTTGTGACGCTTTCGGGCGGGCAGCGCCCCGCCGTGCGGGTGCAGGTGAACCCCAAGGCGCTGGCCAATGTGGGGCTTACCCTCGCTGATGTGCGTACGGCTATTTCCACGGCCAACGTCAACAACGCCAAGGGCAGCTTTGACGGCCCGGAACGGGCCAGCACCATTGACGCCAACGATCAGCTTGCCTCTGCCGATGCCTATGCCGAGGCCATAATCGGCTACAAGGGCGGCGGCCCACTGCGCCTGCGCGATGTGGCCGAAGTGGTGGAGGGTGCCGAGAACGCCCGCCTCGCGGCCTATGTGGCAGGGGAGGGCATGAGCTTTCGGCCTGCTATCGTACTCTCGGTGCAGCGCCAGCCAGGAGCCAACGTCATAGACGTTGCGGACAGGGTTTTGCGGCTTTTGCCTGTGCTCAAACAGACCTTGCCCGGCAATGTGGACGTGCGCGTGGTTACAGACCGCACCACCACCATCCGCGCCACGGTGCACGACGTGCAGCTTGAGTTGCTGCTGGCTGTGGCTCTGGTGATCTGGGTCATCTGGCTGTTTTTGCGCAATGCCAGAGCCACCATTATTCCCGCTCTGGCCGTGCCTCTTTCGCTGGTAGGCACCCTTGGGGTCATGCATCTTGCCGGGTACTCGCTGAACAATCTCACGCTCATGGCTCTGGTTATCGCCACCGGCTTTGTGGTGGATGACGCCATCGTGGTGATCGAAAATATCTCGCGGTATCTGGAGCAGGGGCAAAAACCCGTACAGGCCGCCCTGACCGGGGCAGGGCAGATAGGCTTTACCATTATTTCGCTGACCATTTCGCTGGTGGCGGTGCTTATTCCCCTGCTGTTCATGGGAGATGTGGTGGGGCGGCTGTTCCGCGAGTTTGCGGTAACCCTGGCCGTGACCATTCTTATTTCTGCGGTTATTTCGCTCACGCTCACGCCCATGCTCTGCGCCATCATGCTGCGGCCAGAGCAGCATGACGGGAACCACGCGCAGCAGGGGAGTGGCCGATTTTTTACTCGCCTGCTCGCCTGGTATGAAGAAAAACTCGACTGGGTACTGCAACACCAGAGCCTGACCCTGGCAGTGGCGGTGGGCACGCTGGTGCTCACGGTTCTGCTGTATATCGGCGTACCCAAAGGATTTTTCCCCGTGCAGGATACGGGCGTCATCCAGGGGGTGGCCGAAGCGCCGCAGGATACGTCCTTTGAGGCCATGGCTGGGCGGCAACGCCAACTGGCCGACCTCATACTGCAAGACCAGGCGGTTGAGAGCGTGGTGTTTTTTGTGGGCGTGGACGGCGTCAACCAGAGCATGGGGACTTCGCGCCTTTCTGTGGAACTGAAGCCGCTGGAAGACCGTGATGCCCGCGCGCCTGCCATAGCGCGCCGTATTATGGAAAAGTCCACCGCCCTGCCCGGCATGACCCTGTATTTGCAGCCCGTGCAGGACCTGACCATAGAAGACCGTATTTCGCGCACCCAGTACCAGTTTTCAATTGAAGCACTGGACAGGGATCAGCTGGATCACTGGTTGCCGCGCATTGTGAACGCCCTTGCCCAGCGGCCAGAGCTTGAAATGGTCACAAGCGACTACCTGAATCCGGGCCGCATGGCATGGCTGAACATTAACCGTGACGCCGCCGGCCGCCTTGGCATAAGCATGTCGACCATTGACAACGCCCTGTACGATGCCCTTGGGCAGCGGCTGATTTCAACCATTTTCACTCAGACCAACCAGTACAAGGTCGTGCTCGAAACCGCCCCCCGCTTCCGCATGGGGCCGCAGTCCATTGAAAATATCTATGTTTCGGGCGGCGACGGCAAACCAGTGCCGCTCACAAGCCTGGCAACGCTTGAGGAGCGCCCCGTGCGGCTTTCCATCGCGCGTCAGGGGCAGTTCCCTGTGGCGACCATTTCTTTCAACGTGGCGCGTGGTTCTTCGCTGGGCGCGGCGGTCAAGGCTGTGGAGGAAACCGAAAAAGAACTGGAACTGCCCACGGCCCTGCGCACCCAGTTGCAGGGCGCGGCCAAGGCCTTCACCACGTCTACGGACAATCAGGTCTGGCTTATTCTGGCGGCCATCATCACCATGTATATTGTGCTGGGCGTGCTGTACGAGAGTTACGTTCACCCCGTCACCATCCTTTCCACCCTGCCGTCTGCGGGCGTGGGGGCGCTGCTGGCCCTGATACTGGCAGATATGGATCTTGGCGTGGTGGGCATCATCGGCATCATTCTGCTTATCGGCATCGTCAAGAAAAACGCCATCATGATGATCGACTTTGCGCTGGATGCGGAACGCAACGAAGGCAAGGAGCCGCTTGCCGCCATTCGTCAGGCCTGCCTGCTGCGGCTGCGGCCCATCCTCATGACCACAATGGCGGCCCTGCTGGGCGCATTGCCTCTCATGGTCGGCTGGGGCATGGGCGCGGAACTGCGGCGCCCTCTGGGCGTGACCATGGTGGGCGGGCTTATTTTCAGTCAGGCGCTCACCCTGTTCACAACGCCTGTCATCTATCTGTGGTTTGACCGCGTGAGCCGCCGCTTCAAGGGCCATAAGGCAGCCAGCGGGGCAGGGCAGGACGGAACCGCAGCGCAGAGCAAGCCACAGCAAGAGGCCCGGCCATGA
- a CDS encoding efflux RND transporter permease subunit: protein MSTERQDAENPPLQGHSAEQADNAVTPPRPEASARPGRASRLKALLEQGRRHRFGPEALPANLSAPFIRRPVATALLTFALALAGIVAFGLLPVAPLPQVDFPVVIVRAKLPGAGPETMAATVATPLERSLGRIAGVTEMTSNSTLSNTEVILQFDLDRNIDGAARDVQSSINAARSNLPTMPSNPTYRKVNPAGAPIMILAITSDVLTRTQLYDTASTVLAQKISQLPGVGEVIVGGGALPAVRVDVIPDALNRAGLTMSDVRSALAAANAFMPKGQVESGGQFWLIGASDQLRRPEDYKSLIVARRGDKTIRLSDVAEVKDGPEDVRAMAVSDGKPAVLLIVFRSPGANIIETVDQVKEMLPQLRSWLPESADLGQRLDRSLTIRASLREVEKSLALSMALVVLVTFLFLRNGRATAIPAVAAPVSLLATFGVMYLCGYSLDNLSLMALTVSTGFVVDDAIVVLENIVRRLEMGETPLRAALRGAREVGFTVVSISISLVAVFTPILFMGGLVGRLFREFSVVLTTAVLVSMVVSLTTTPMMSARLLRSKAHEEAAAAQAARIGAGGLVGWCRRLLARVGDFWGRMLSGMQKGYAATLPVVLRHPRLTICSLLLVIAANVWMYVVVPKGFFPQQDTGVIMGGIRADQSASFQAMQEKLRKLIDVIKADPAVQHVSGHINGGRGGGGVFIALKPLPERKIDAMGVIGRLRAKLAAEPGLQIFLQPAQDIMMGGRGSRSQYQYTLQADNLDDLRSWGRKLQRAMAANPLFKDVDSDIEERGLETLVKVDRDALARYGLSMKDVDAALGNAFGQSQASTIYQDKNQYHVVLEYGPDWLTGADALGKVRLPGANGLVPLLSVATVVPAFAPLSVAHQGQFAAVTLSFNLAHGVSLSQAQEALAAIKTELAMPSSVVSGFQGTAKMFSDTAGNQVVLVLAALAALYIVLGMLYESLIHPLTILSTLPSAGGGALLALMACGMEFSVIALIGVLLLCGIVKKNAIMMIDFALEASRTRNLPPDKAIFEACMLRFRPIMMTTAAAILGAVPLALGHGDGAEIRQPLGVTIVGGLLVSQLLTLYTTPVVYLCLDRLSRRFNLWRKTRRRAVTRQSKEIIVKP, encoded by the coding sequence ATGAGTACAGAGCGGCAAGACGCGGAAAATCCGCCTCTGCAAGGCCATTCTGCTGAACAGGCCGACAATGCCGTCACTCCGCCTAGGCCGGAGGCATCTGCCCGCCCTGGCCGTGCAAGCAGGCTCAAAGCTCTGCTGGAACAGGGCCGCAGGCATCGTTTTGGCCCTGAGGCATTGCCAGCCAATCTTTCCGCTCCTTTTATCCGGCGGCCTGTAGCCACAGCCTTGCTGACCTTTGCCCTTGCCCTTGCGGGTATAGTGGCTTTTGGCCTGTTGCCCGTGGCTCCCTTGCCGCAGGTGGATTTTCCCGTGGTGATCGTGCGTGCAAAGCTGCCCGGCGCAGGGCCGGAAACCATGGCCGCCACGGTGGCCACGCCGCTTGAGCGCTCGCTTGGGCGCATTGCAGGGGTCACGGAAATGACCTCCAACAGCACATTGTCCAATACGGAAGTCATCCTCCAGTTCGACCTTGACCGGAACATTGATGGCGCGGCCAGAGACGTGCAGTCGTCCATCAACGCCGCCCGTTCCAATCTGCCCACCATGCCTTCCAATCCCACCTACCGTAAGGTGAATCCGGCGGGCGCGCCCATCATGATTCTGGCTATTACCTCCGATGTGCTGACCCGTACCCAGTTGTACGATACGGCCTCCACCGTACTTGCGCAAAAAATTTCGCAGTTGCCGGGTGTGGGCGAGGTTATTGTGGGCGGCGGCGCGCTGCCCGCAGTGAGGGTGGATGTAATCCCCGATGCGCTCAATCGCGCGGGCCTGACCATGAGTGATGTGCGCAGCGCCCTGGCGGCTGCCAACGCATTCATGCCCAAGGGGCAGGTGGAGAGCGGGGGCCAGTTTTGGCTGATCGGGGCCAGCGACCAGTTGCGCAGGCCTGAAGACTATAAGTCGCTTATTGTTGCCCGCAGGGGGGATAAAACCATACGCCTTTCTGATGTCGCCGAGGTCAAAGACGGGCCGGAAGACGTGCGCGCCATGGCTGTATCTGACGGCAAACCGGCGGTGCTGCTGATTGTGTTCCGTTCGCCCGGGGCCAACATCATTGAGACTGTTGATCAGGTAAAGGAAATGCTGCCGCAGTTGCGCTCATGGCTACCGGAGAGCGCCGATCTGGGGCAGAGGCTAGACCGCTCGCTGACCATTCGCGCCTCGCTGCGCGAAGTGGAAAAAAGCCTGGCGCTTTCCATGGCTCTGGTCGTGCTGGTGACGTTTCTGTTTTTGCGCAACGGCAGGGCCACGGCCATTCCGGCGGTGGCTGCTCCAGTGTCCTTGCTGGCGACCTTTGGCGTCATGTATCTGTGCGGCTACAGCCTGGATAATCTTTCACTCATGGCCCTGACGGTTTCCACGGGCTTTGTGGTGGACGACGCCATTGTGGTGCTGGAAAATATTGTGCGGCGGCTGGAAATGGGCGAAACCCCTCTGCGCGCCGCCCTGCGTGGCGCTCGCGAGGTGGGCTTTACCGTTGTTTCCATTTCTATTTCGCTGGTGGCGGTATTCACTCCCATCCTGTTCATGGGTGGGCTGGTGGGGCGGCTGTTCCGTGAATTTTCGGTGGTTCTTACCACTGCCGTGCTGGTTTCCATGGTGGTTTCGCTGACCACCACGCCCATGATGAGCGCCCGCCTGCTGCGCTCCAAGGCCCATGAGGAGGCCGCAGCAGCTCAGGCCGCCCGGATTGGCGCGGGCGGGCTTGTGGGCTGGTGCCGGCGGTTGCTTGCCCGCGTGGGCGACTTCTGGGGGCGCATGCTCTCCGGCATGCAAAAGGGGTATGCCGCAACCCTGCCCGTGGTGCTGCGGCACCCGCGCCTGACCATCTGCTCGTTGTTGCTGGTCATTGCCGCCAATGTGTGGATGTATGTGGTTGTGCCAAAAGGATTTTTCCCGCAGCAGGATACTGGCGTCATCATGGGCGGCATACGTGCCGATCAGAGCGCTTCGTTCCAGGCAATGCAGGAAAAGCTGCGCAAACTTATTGACGTCATCAAGGCCGATCCAGCCGTACAGCATGTTTCGGGGCATATCAACGGAGGCCGCGGCGGCGGTGGGGTGTTCATAGCCCTTAAGCCCTTGCCGGAGCGCAAGATAGACGCCATGGGCGTTATTGGGCGGCTGCGCGCCAAACTGGCTGCGGAACCGGGCTTGCAGATTTTTCTGCAACCGGCGCAGGACATCATGATGGGGGGGCGCGGCTCGCGCTCGCAGTACCAGTATACCTTGCAGGCCGACAATCTGGATGATCTGCGCTCATGGGGGCGCAAGTTGCAAAGGGCTATGGCCGCCAACCCCCTGTTCAAGGATGTGGACAGCGATATTGAGGAGCGCGGCCTTGAAACGCTGGTCAAGGTGGATCGTGACGCCTTGGCCCGTTATGGCCTGAGCATGAAGGATGTGGACGCCGCCCTTGGCAATGCCTTTGGGCAAAGTCAGGCATCGACCATCTATCAGGATAAAAACCAGTATCACGTGGTGCTGGAATACGGGCCGGACTGGCTGACCGGGGCCGATGCTCTTGGCAAGGTGCGCCTGCCGGGCGCCAACGGCCTCGTGCCGCTGCTCAGCGTCGCCACGGTGGTTCCCGCTTTTGCGCCCCTTTCTGTGGCGCATCAGGGGCAGTTTGCCGCAGTGACCCTTTCTTTCAACCTTGCGCACGGCGTGTCTCTTTCGCAGGCGCAGGAGGCTCTGGCTGCCATCAAGACGGAGCTTGCCATGCCATCATCTGTGGTAAGCGGTTTTCAGGGTACGGCAAAAATGTTCAGCGATACCGCAGGCAATCAGGTTGTGCTGGTGCTGGCGGCTCTGGCCGCGCTGTATATTGTGCTGGGCATGCTTTACGAAAGCCTCATCCATCCGCTGACCATCCTTTCAACCCTGCCTTCGGCGGGCGGCGGGGCCTTGCTGGCCTTGATGGCCTGCGGCATGGAGTTTAGCGTTATTGCGCTTATTGGCGTGTTGCTGCTCTGCGGCATTGTCAAAAAGAACGCCATCATGATGATCGACTTTGCCCTGGAGGCTTCGCGCACACGCAATCTGCCGCCGGATAAAGCGATTTTCGAGGCCTGCATGCTGCGCTTCCGGCCCATTATGATGACCACGGCTGCGGCCATTCTTGGCGCTGTGCCGCTGGCCCTTGGGCATGGCGATGGCGCGGAAATCCGCCAGCCTTTGGGCGTCACCATCGTGGGTGGCCTGCTGGTCAGCCAGCTGCTGACGCTCTACACGACCCCGGTGGTCTATCTGTGCCTTGACCGCCTGAGCCGCCGCTTCAATCTCTGGCGCAAAACAAGGCGTCGGGCAGTGACGCGGCAGAGCAAAGAAATCATAGTCAAACCATAA
- a CDS encoding diguanylate cyclase, which translates to MVIPSSDDPARNAMYHHTLHILLLSSDPLLEASLRAAAPRPGFAHIFSADQNPESDAQAQCAGADIVLLDAARLGHLPGIRRVARPDALFIFAGDAQPEAEYLPLLDDVWLGPASASLYDFHVARLLDAVRQRRDHDLTTLHLNAAIDLTTDLVWFKDAKGAHVKVNEAFCRLVGKSREVVEGRGHYFIWNLEPEEYAQGEFVCLETDQIVMNSRDVGFFDEVVKAPQGMRQFKTRKAPLFNVDGSVMGTVSIARDVTDIANMTAELDLVLQSIPYAVMLLDADMRIVNFNGRFRKLFGITDTDYIIGEKREVFRKRAIERLGFARNGKYVKMRSAVDGHGRFIDMYEENILDIFNNVIGMICIYRDVTRQRQIEKRLKERANTDELTGLFNRHYFFRQIPVTLPLGAGLAYVDLDNFKHVNDKYGHYTGDKALVLTAQLLRKHLRGAVIARLGGDEFAAYFPEGCTEENLRTCASDLLDAMIEAYDAHEAYQGLSASIGVALVEDQGLSREDMVRRGDLAMYTAKRLGKRRYCFYTTSLE; encoded by the coding sequence ATGGTCATTCCCTCATCTGATGATCCAGCGAGGAATGCCATGTACCACCACACGCTGCACATCCTGTTGCTCAGTTCCGATCCTTTGCTGGAGGCTTCGTTGCGCGCTGCCGCGCCGCGTCCCGGCTTTGCCCACATATTCAGTGCCGACCAAAATCCGGAGTCTGACGCTCAGGCCCAATGCGCCGGGGCCGATATTGTGTTGCTGGACGCGGCCCGGCTTGGGCATCTGCCTGGCATTCGCCGCGTTGCCAGACCTGACGCCCTTTTCATCTTTGCGGGCGATGCCCAGCCCGAGGCAGAATATCTGCCGCTGCTCGATGATGTATGGCTAGGCCCCGCAAGCGCCAGCCTGTACGACTTTCACGTGGCCCGCCTGCTGGATGCGGTGCGCCAGCGCCGGGATCATGACCTCACAACCCTGCACCTGAACGCCGCCATTGACCTGACCACGGATCTTGTGTGGTTCAAGGATGCCAAGGGCGCACACGTAAAGGTGAACGAAGCCTTTTGCCGCCTTGTGGGCAAGAGCCGCGAGGTTGTTGAAGGGCGCGGGCATTACTTCATATGGAATCTTGAGCCGGAGGAATACGCCCAGGGCGAATTTGTCTGTCTTGAGACGGATCAGATCGTCATGAACTCGCGTGATGTTGGTTTTTTTGACGAGGTGGTCAAGGCCCCGCAGGGCATGCGCCAGTTCAAGACGCGCAAGGCCCCCCTGTTCAATGTCGACGGCAGCGTTATGGGAACCGTGAGCATTGCCCGCGATGTGACCGATATTGCCAACATGACTGCTGAGCTTGATCTTGTTTTGCAAAGTATCCCGTATGCTGTCATGCTTCTGGATGCGGACATGCGTATTGTCAATTTTAACGGGCGGTTCAGAAAGCTCTTTGGCATTACGGATACGGATTACATCATCGGCGAGAAGCGCGAGGTATTTCGCAAAAGGGCCATTGAGCGCCTGGGCTTTGCCCGCAACGGCAAGTACGTCAAGATGCGGTCAGCCGTGGATGGACATGGGCGCTTTATTGATATGTATGAGGAGAATATCCTCGACATATTCAACAATGTGATAGGCATGATCTGTATCTACCGGGATGTGACCCGGCAAAGGCAGATTGAAAAGCGGCTCAAAGAGCGGGCCAATACGGATGAACTGACGGGCCTTTTCAACCGTCATTATTTTTTCAGGCAGATACCTGTCACCTTGCCCCTGGGCGCGGGGCTTGCCTATGTGGATCTGGACAACTTCAAGCACGTCAACGACAAGTATGGCCATTACACGGGCGACAAAGCTCTGGTGCTGACAGCCCAGTTGTTGCGCAAGCACCTGCGGGGTGCGGTGATCGCCCGTTTGGGCGGGGATGAGTTTGCCGCCTACTTTCCCGAAGGGTGTACGGAAGAAAACCTGCGCACCTGTGCCAGCGATTTGCTGGACGCCATGATTGAAGCGTATGACGCGCACGAGGCGTATCAGGGGCTTTCGGCCAGCATTGGCGTTGCGCTGGTTGAGGATCAGGGGCTTTCGCGCGAAGATATGGTGCGGCGGGGCGATCTGGCCATGTATACGGCAAAGCGCCTTGGCAAGAGACGTTACTGTTTTTACACAACCAGCCTTGAGTAG
- a CDS encoding aminotransferase class I/II-fold pyridoxal phosphate-dependent enzyme, which produces MRVPAFELEVFFGKYEFSTPYLLAQSDCEAMSIDALLGLEPDAASARQDFLNTSLGYGENNGRPDLRRAVAGLYANMPEENVVLFTGAQEGIFACMNSLLEPGDHVVCMFPAYQSLYEVARSLGGHVDFWHLRQTEQGWQGDMDELAALLRPDTKAIVLNTPNNPTGFTLNREQTDRLCELARQRGAWIFCDEVYRGLGWNPESVRSEATAGALRAGDNAPWIADAYEKGISLGVLSKAYGLPGLRVGWLACRDTALMEDVARYKNYLSICGATPSEALALVALRHGEHLLSKNRGIISENLKTADAFFARHAHMFTYNRPQAGPIGFPRIRLSEPVSDFCERLAHEAGVLLLPGSVYGIKEPYFRMGYGRKSFEAHLSRFEQWLVKTGLA; this is translated from the coding sequence ATGCGTGTTCCAGCATTTGAGCTTGAAGTATTTTTTGGCAAATACGAATTTTCCACGCCATATCTTCTGGCGCAGTCAGACTGCGAGGCCATGAGCATTGACGCCCTGCTGGGGTTGGAGCCGGATGCGGCCTCAGCCCGGCAGGATTTTTTGAATACCAGCCTTGGCTATGGCGAAAACAACGGCAGGCCCGATCTTCGCCGCGCGGTGGCGGGCCTGTACGCAAACATGCCCGAAGAAAATGTGGTGCTGTTCACCGGCGCGCAGGAGGGCATTTTTGCCTGCATGAACTCCCTGCTTGAGCCGGGGGACCACGTGGTGTGCATGTTCCCGGCCTATCAGTCCTTGTATGAGGTGGCCCGAAGCCTGGGCGGCCACGTGGACTTCTGGCATCTGCGACAGACGGAGCAGGGCTGGCAGGGTGATATGGACGAACTGGCAGCGTTGCTGCGGCCCGACACCAAGGCCATCGTGCTCAATACGCCGAACAATCCCACGGGTTTTACCCTGAACCGGGAACAGACCGACAGGCTGTGCGAGCTGGCTCGCCAGCGTGGAGCCTGGATTTTCTGCGATGAAGTCTACCGGGGATTGGGCTGGAACCCGGAAAGCGTAAGGTCAGAGGCTACCGCAGGTGCGCTGCGGGCAGGCGACAATGCGCCCTGGATTGCAGATGCGTACGAAAAGGGTATTTCGCTCGGCGTGCTCAGCAAGGCCTATGGCCTGCCGGGCTTGCGCGTGGGCTGGCTGGCCTGCCGGGACACCGCACTGATGGAAGACGTGGCGCGCTACAAAAACTATCTGAGCATTTGCGGGGCAACGCCTTCAGAGGCGCTGGCCCTTGTGGCTCTGCGGCACGGGGAGCATCTGCTGTCAAAAAATCGGGGCATTATCAGCGAGAACCTCAAGACGGCAGACGCTTTTTTTGCCCGCCATGCCCACATGTTTACCTACAACCGCCCTCAGGCTGGCCCCATTGGCTTTCCGCGCATACGGCTCAGCGAACCTGTGAGCGATTTTTGCGAAAGGCTGGCTCATGAAGCCGGGGTTTTGCTGTTGCCGGGTTCAGTATACGGCATCAAGGAACCCTATTTCCGCATGGGTTATGGCCGTAAAAGTTTTGAGGCCCACCTCTCCCGGTTTGAGCAATGGCTGGTGAAAACGGGCCTTGCATAA
- a CDS encoding HMA2 domain-containing protein: MNAIHLLRYVRSFVDGRVRIRHPALRHESVLRLAREKMEAINGVHAVEGNSVSGSILITYDSAAIPREKLFAIGEAWARYLDAVNAGKDSAVPQF; encoded by the coding sequence ATGAACGCCATCCATCTGCTTAGGTATGTACGCAGTTTTGTAGACGGCAGGGTGCGCATACGCCACCCCGCCCTGCGACACGAAAGCGTACTGCGGCTGGCCCGCGAGAAAATGGAAGCCATCAACGGTGTGCATGCTGTGGAAGGCAACAGCGTCAGCGGCTCAATACTGATTACGTATGACAGCGCGGCAATCCCCCGCGAAAAACTTTTTGCCATTGGCGAAGCCTGGGCGCGATATCTTGATGCCGTCAACGCTGGCAAAGACAGCGCTGTCCCCCAGTTCTGA